A region from the Triticum aestivum cultivar Chinese Spring chromosome 3D, IWGSC CS RefSeq v2.1, whole genome shotgun sequence genome encodes:
- the LOC123074699 gene encoding early nodulin-like protein 1 yields MANCKKWLLLVVGLAAMVSSSEAYVFYAGGRDGWVVDPAESYNHWAERNRFQINDTIVFARGEGEGADSVLLVTEPDFDACNTRSPVRRLEDAGGRPEFRFDRSGAFFFISGDEDRCQKGKKLYVVVMAPRSQEWELAPAPGSPPLWASAPEHAEAPDMSPGDEGMSRSSLKAPPPMASAARLDLEVIVVGVVVGVLGALVL; encoded by the exons ATGGCAAACTGTAAGAAGTGGCTTCTGCTCGTTGTGGGCCTCGCGGCCATGGTTTCCTCGTCGGAGGCGTACGTCTTCTACGCCGGCGGCCGCGACGGCTGGGTCGTCGACCCCGCCGAGAGCTACAACCACTGGGCCGAGCGCAACCGGTTTCAGATCAACGACACCATCG TGTTTGCGCGCGGCGAAGGCGAGGGCGCGGACTCGGTGCTGCTGGTGACCGAGCCGGACTTCGACGCGTGCAACACGCGCAGCCCTGTCCGCCGGCTAGAGGACGCCGGTGGCCGCCCGGAGTTCCGGTTCGACCGGTCGggtgccttcttcttcatcagcggCGACGAGGACCGGTGCCAGAAGGGCAAGAAGTTGTACGTCGTCGTGATGGCGCCTCGGTCCCAGGAGTGGGAGCTCGCACCGGCGCCCGGATCGCCGCCGCTCTGGGCCTCAGCGCCAGAGCACGCGGAGGCCCCGGACATGAGCCCTGGTGACGAGGGGATGTCGCGCAGCTCGCTGAAGGCGCCACCGCCGATGGCGAGCGCGGCACGGTTGGACTTGGAGGTGATAGTCGTCGGCGTTGTAGTCGGGGTTTTAGGTGCTCTGGTGCTCTGA